The Synchiropus splendidus isolate RoL2022-P1 chromosome 11, RoL_Sspl_1.0, whole genome shotgun sequence genome contains a region encoding:
- the rad9a gene encoding cell cycle checkpoint control protein RAD9A encodes MDCVVTGGNVKVLAKAVHSLSRIGDELYVEPQEDGLALRSVNSARSAYACFLFAPLFFSRYTVPRGESFRCKMAVKSVQSVFRSLVSLEKTVEKCHVQLDEQKNRLTFTLHCKHGLMKTHNLSFQDSESLQAVFDKDACANVFCAQPRLLVETVVHFAPSLEEVTVSVSDDRMWVRNHVEDEAERSKAMLTEVSLASDEFDHFAVRSHCSITFCLKELRGLLLFAEATCLPISIYFDEPGSPVVLSVTDSVLEANFVLATLSEDASLKKNNTKRACSPEPPPADDFMNDDMDSYLIAMDTSIAPGPSVSAPPLPRFANSTSKQPIALNHRTRLLSEEEDEEEEEAVEGPPNKKFCSLLFGSVLPPSSQGSTQPLATQEVLASDSEDEA; translated from the exons ATGGACTGCGTGGTGACTGGAGGGAATGTGAAAG TCCTCGCCAAAGCCGTCCACTCCTTGTCCAGAATCGGCGATGAGCTGTACGTGGAGCCCCAGGAAGACGGG TTGGCCCTGCGGTCTGTCAACTCTGCTCGTTCGGCTTATGCTTGCTTCCTGTTTGCCCCACTCTTCTTTAGCAG GTACACAGTGCCAAGAGGAGAAAGTTTTCGATGCAAGATGGCAGTCAAG AGTGTGCAGTCAGTGTTTCGGTCGCTGGTGTCTTTGGAGAAAACAGTCGAGAAGTGTCATGTACAGTTGGACGAGCAGAAGAACCGTCTCACCTTCACTCTGCACTGCAAACACG gccTCATGAAGACACATAATCTCTCCTTCCAGGACAGTGAAAGTCTGCAGGCGGTGTTTGATAAAGACGCTTGTGCCAATGTGTTTTGTGCCCAGCCACG GCTGTTGGTGGAAACGGTTGTTCATTTCGCTCCTTCACTGGAAGAGGTGACTGTGTCAGTGAGTGATGACCGCATGTGGGTCAGGAACCATGTGGAGGACGAAGCCG AGCGGTCCAAAGCCATGCTGACAGAAGTGTCTTTGGCCTCCGACGAGTTTGACCATTTTGCTGTCCGGTCTCACTGCAGCATCACCTTCTGTCTGAAGGAACTCAGA ggtttgctgttgtttgcaGAGGCCACATGCCTCCCTATTTCTATTTACTTTGATGAGCCAGGAAG TCCTGTGGTGCTCTCAGTCACGGACAGTGTCCTGGAAGCTAACTTTGTGCTGGCCACTCTGTCTGAGGACGccagtctaaaaaaaaataacacaaagaG AGCATGTTCACCCGAGCCGCCACCTGCTGACGATTTTATGAACGATGACATGGACTCGTACCTCATTGCGATGGACACTAGCATCGCGCCGGGTCCCTCCGTATCAGCTCCACCGCTACCCCGGTTTGCTAATTCTACTTCAAAACAACCCATCGCTCTCAATCACAGGACAAGATTGCTcagtgaggaagaagatgaggaagaggaggaggccgTTGAGGGACCACCTAATAAAAAG TTTTGCTCACTGCTTTTCGGGTCagtcctccctccatcctctcaAGGGTCCACGCAGCCTTTGGCAACTCAAGAAGTTCTGGCCAGTGACAGTGAGGACGAGGCGTAA
- the ndufs8b gene encoding NADH:ubiquinone oxidoreductase core subunit S8b: MSAALSLTPLHCCKRPGTFGLGFVRMFTLTVQRKGYKYVNAEEQQTDMKSITDRAATTLLWTELFRGLGMTMSYLFREPATINYPFEKGPLSPRFRGEHALRRYPNGEERCIACKLCEAICPAQAITIEAETRADGSRRTTRYDIDMTKCIYCGFCQEACPVDAIVEGPNFEFATETHEELLYNKEKLLNNGDRWEAEIAANIQADYLYR, from the exons ATGTCTGCTGCCCTCAGTCTCACTCCGTTACACTGCTGCAAGAGACCAG GGACATTTGGTCTCGGCTTTGTGCGTATGTTCACTCTGACCGTGCAGCGGAAAGGTTATA aaTATGTGAatgctgaggagcagcagacagaCATGAAGTCCATCACCGACCGGGCAGCAACAACCCTTCTGTGGACTGAACTCTTTCGAG GTCTCGGAATGACGATGAGTTATCTGTTCCGCGAGCCTGCCACTATCAACTACCCCTTTGAGAAGGGTCCGCTCTCTCCACGCTTCAGAGGAGAACACGCTCTTCGCCGCTACCCCAATGGGGAGGAGCGCTGCATTGCTTGCAAGCTCTGTGAGGCCATCTGCCCGGCTCAG GCCATCACCATCGAGGCCGAGACTCGAGCGGACGGCAGCCGCAGAACAACACGTTATGACATTGACATGACAAAGTGCATTTACTGTGGATTCTGTCAGGAGGCCTGTCCTGTCGATGCCATTGTTGAG GGTCCCAACTTTGAATTCGCCACTGAGACTCACGAGGAGCTGCTGTACAACAAAGAGAAGTTGCTCAACAACGGAGACAGATGGGAAGCCGAGATTGCAGCCAACATTCAAGCTGACTACCTGTACAGATAA
- the tbc1d10c gene encoding ecotropic viral integration site 5 ortholog produces the protein MMPSASGAKKNSSDEGSSGSEAELSAEPTTDRFGFLLTNGASAESSGPHPHLVRQREGKWINIINQWETILMKKPHKVKVHCQKGIPSSLRAKCWPLLCGATERMKHSRHIYQTLDSAAACQHWVDVIERDLDRQFPFHEMFLSKDGHGQHGLFRVLKAYTQFQPDEGYCQAQGPVAAVLLMNMPEEEAFWCLVQISEQYLPGYYSPLLEGVLFDAALLTWLIKRTCPPAHKHMQRYGVEPLMFATDWLMCLFTRHLPFNTLLRVWDLFFCYGVRVLLQVAVVLVRHVLGQAEQRKQCQGQMETLERLRAVKEEVKVEEDTFIAEVCSIPLSTSDLEKQTAKELEKWQKDKPSSTFDPRGRCHGYRMVWAQTINHKEEQDRVKRETGNLSVTLIRSASTLSLSPSILERWRGGKVDSKESKSRGKIIRHFSMGAKDEWTSWRNMKFKNVKSILEEDVVMDEHQTQREKPVKLTAAYKHQRVKSKEVEPKLMVAQNPSEGTCLNPTAGDVNTKQGSEKEEAGSEPTTDESEEQMRAQLEVKAETSDPRGSEETQQRNEDKTETPLTSEIEHSPSETAAPDSQHHMSDSPAQNTEKSHNQTDLSAETQDKAGEKATAQDKPATVSLPEGAEEHDITAETSHEMKDPERDRKECEEEITTEHQEVNEENADQSESPEPLESHVALKQEEVPAEPDHHRSDAQTTQQNGSSNTRNSKRRTSSFSTGDICVRRSFTSAASREARRLNDKLFVNPQGKQPTLRQSEGVQITGSHSNMAQTPTDTSSEQHLEAARASSRPQATSVFHRLKGDKTKRKQKMKIPKITIQDFSDVAVQQKEEKLREKRRRRSRESERRRKEEKQARKMETRKQQKKSSQLQKEKESTEGVPVGKSGSPSLKHSASYAELYF, from the exons ATG ATGCCGAGTGCATCCGGTGCCAAAAAGAATTCAAGTGATGAAGGTAGTTCTGGATCTGAAGCAGAGCTCAGTGCAGAACCGACGACAGACCGTTttggtttcctcctgaccaacGGAGCTTCGGCTGA GAGTTCGGGTCCACATCCTCATCTGGTGAGACAGAGGGAAGGGAAGTGGATCAACATCATCAACCAGTGGGAGACCATCTTGATGAAGAAGCCTCATAAG GTTAAGGTCCACTGCCAGAAAGGCATCCCCTCGTCGCTCCGAGCCAAGTGCTGGCCCCTGCTGTGTGGAGCAACGGAACGGATGAAGCACAGCAGACACATCTATCAG ACTCTGGACTCGGCGGCTGCTTGCCAACACTGGGTGGATGTTATTGAGAGAGACCTGGATCGACAGTTTCCTTTCCACGAGATGTTTCTGTCCAAAGATGGGCACGG ACAGCATGGATTGTTCCGGGTGTTAAAGGCCTACACTCAGTTTCAACCAGATGAAGGCTACTGCCAAGCTCAAGGACCAGTAGCTGCTGTCCTGCTCATGAACATGCCAGAAGAG GAGGCCTTCTGGTGTCTGGTGCAGATCAGCGAGCAGTACCTGCCTGGGTACTACAGCCCGCTGCTG GAGGGAGTCCTGTTCGATGCCGCCCTCCTCACCTGGCTCATAAAGAGAACGTGCCCCCCGGCTCACAAGCACATGCAGCGTTATGGAGTCGAGCCCCTCATGTTCGCCACAGACTGGCTGATGTGTTTGTTCACGCGTCACCTGCCCTTCAACACTCTCCTCAGAGTCTGGGACTTGTTCTTCTGCTACG GGGTGCGGGTTCTACTCCAGGTCGCCGTGGTTCTTGTACGGCATGTTCTGGGCCaagcagagcagaggaagcagtgTCAGGGTCAGATGGAGACTCTGGAGAGGCTGAGGGCGGtcaaggaggaggtgaaggtggaggaggacactTTCATAGCAGAA GTATGCTCTATTCCGCTATCGACCAGCGACTTGGAAAAACAGACAGCGAAAGAGTTGGAAAAGTGGCAAAAGGACAAACCTTCTTCCACTTTTGACCCCAGGGGTCGTTGCCATGGATACCGTATGGTGTGGGCCCAGACCATTAACCATAAGGAAGAACAGGACCGGGTGAAAAGAGAGACAGGAAACCTCTCTGTGACGCTCATACGCTCTGCCTCCACCCTCTCACTGTCTCCCTCCAtcctggagaggtggaggggagGAAAGGTGGACAGCAAAGAGAGTAAAAGCCGGGGGAAGATCATAAGGCATTTCTCCATGGGGGCGAAAGATGAATGGACTAGCTggaggaacatgaaatttaaaaatgtgaagagCATTCTGGAGGAGGATGTAGTCATGGATGAACATCAGACGCAGAGGGAAAAGCCAGTGAAACTAACAGCAGCGTACAAACACCAGAGAGTAAAATCAAAGGAAGTAGAACCCAAATTAATGGTCGCACAAAATCCGTCTGAAGGGACATGTTTAAACCCAACGGCTGGTGATGTAAACACAAAACAGGGCTCTGAGAAAGAGGAAGCCGGAAGTGAACCAACCACAGACGAGTCAGAAGAACAGATGAGAGCTCAGCTGGAGGTGAAAGCAGAAACATCAGACCCCAGGGGGAGTGAAGAGACTCAGCAGAGGAATGAGGATAAAACGGAGACACCTTTGACTTCAGAGATAGAGCACAGCCCATCAGAGACTGCTGCTCCTGACTCCCAACACCACATGAGTGACTCACCAGCCCAAAACACTGAgaagtcacacaaccaaactgACTTATCGGCAGAGACGCAAGATAAAGCAGGTGAAAAGGCCACAGCTCAAGACAAACCAGCAACTGTTTCACTTCCTGAGGGAGCTGAAGagcatgacatcacagcagagacAAGTCATGAAATGAAGGACCCAGAACGTGACAGGAAAGAATGTGAGGAGGAAATAACAACAGAGCACCAAGAAGTGAATGAAGAAAACGCCGACCAAAGTGAATCACCTGAGCCACTAGAAAGTCATGTGGCGCTGAAGCAAGAAGAGGTTCCAGCAGAACCAGATCATCACAGAAGCGACGCACAAACTACCCAGCAGAACGGCAGCAGCAATACCAGAAACTCCAAGAGGAGGACCAGCAGTTTCTCAACAGGAGACATTTGTGTCCGAAGGTCCTTCACCAGTGCAGCGTCCAGAGAAGCTCGGCGGCTCAATGACAAACTCTTTGTCAACCCTCAAGGAAAACAACCCACCCTCAGACAGTCAGAGGGAGTTCAGATCACAGGTTCGCATTCAAATATGGCGCAAACACCTACAGACACGTCCTCAGAGCAACACCTTGAAGCGGCAAGAGCATCAAGTCGCCCGCAAGCCACAAGTGTTTTCCACCGACTAAAGGGAGATAAGacgaagaggaagcagaaaatgaaaatccCTAAAATAACTATTCAGGACTTCAGCGACGTAGCAGTCCAACAAAAAGAGGAGAagctgagggagaagaggaggaggaggagtcgggaaagtgagaggaggaggaaggaggaaaagCAGGCCCGGAAGATGGAGACAAGGAAGCAGCAAAAGAAAAGCTCTCAGCTGCAAAAAGAGAAGGAGAGCACTGAGGGAGTTCCGGTGGGAAAAAGTGGGTCACCAAGCCTGAAACATTCTGCTTCTTACGCTGAACTATACTTTTGA
- the ran gene encoding GTP-binding nuclear protein Ran, which produces MADSGAAVVFKLVLVGDGGTGKTTFVKRHMTGEFEKKYVATLGVEVHPLMFHTNRGAIRYNVWDTAGQEKFGGLRDGYYIQAQCAIIMFDVTSRVTYKNVPNWHRDLVRVCENIPIVLCGNKVDIKDRKVKAKSIVFHRKKNLQYYDISAKSNYNFEKPFLWLARKLIGDPNLEFVAMPALAPPEVQMDPILAAKYEAELHVASQTALPDEEDDL; this is translated from the exons ATGGCTGACTCAGGAGCTGCAGTGGTGTTTAAG cTTGTGTTGGTGGGAGATGGAGGCACCGGGAAAACTACCTTTGTGAAAAGACACATGACTGGAGAGTTTGAGAAGAAATATGTCG CGACTTTGGGTGTAGAGGTTCATCCTTTGATGTTCCATACAAACCGAGGCGCCATTAGGTACAATGTGTGGGACACAGCTGGTCAGGAAAAGTTTGGAGGCCTGAGAGATGGCTACTACATCCAGG CCCAGTGTGCCATCATCATGTTTGATGTCACCTCCCGAGTCACTTACAAGAACGTGCCCAACTGGCATCGTGATTTGGTCCGTGTCTGTGAAAACATTCCCATCGTCCTCTGTGGTAACAAGGTTGACATCAAAGACAGGAAAGTTAAAGCCAAAAGCATTGTGTTTCACCGCAAGAAGAACCTGCAG TACTACGACATTTCTGCCAAGAGTAATTACAATTTCGAGAAACCTTTCCTGTGGCTAGCACGGAAGTTGATTGGTGACCCCAACCTGGAGTTTGTGGCTATGCCAGCTTTGGCTCCCCCTGAGGTCCAAATGGACCCCATCCTTGCTGCCAAGTATGAGGCTGAGCTTCAT GTTGCGTCACAAACGGCACTCCCAGACGAGGAAGACGACCTCTAA